From the genome of Pseudomonas yamanorum, one region includes:
- a CDS encoding FecR domain-containing protein encodes MTSPGKLSHVSLEQAAQWYVRLQDQPEAAQHWQAWLRQSPEHQAAWGYVERVSQRFAPLAEQSHSASRALRSSRRQTLKTLLVLCAGSTLAWGTWRNTALPRLVGGWNADYATAGGETREALLDDGSRLWLNALSALDVRFDRVQRLLHLRFGEVLIETAKDPTRPFLVETQQGRLRALGTRFSVVQDGDSTLLNVFEGRVEVRTAASHQVQIIEAGKQVAFTRDGLNLNSPASATREAWSRGVLLADNLPLGELIAELNRFRSGHLGCDPAVAQLPVMGSFPLKDSDHALRLLQAALPIQVDTLMPWWVTVRPKHPSA; translated from the coding sequence GTGACCAGCCCCGGAAAACTCAGCCATGTCAGCCTGGAACAGGCGGCCCAGTGGTATGTACGCCTGCAGGATCAGCCCGAGGCTGCCCAGCACTGGCAGGCATGGCTGCGACAAAGTCCGGAACACCAGGCCGCCTGGGGTTATGTAGAGCGGGTCAGCCAACGCTTTGCCCCGTTGGCCGAGCAATCCCACAGCGCCAGCCGTGCGTTGCGCAGCTCTCGGCGCCAGACGCTCAAGACCCTGCTGGTGTTGTGTGCCGGCTCAACGCTGGCCTGGGGCACCTGGCGCAACACCGCCCTGCCCCGGCTGGTGGGCGGCTGGAATGCCGACTACGCCACCGCTGGAGGTGAAACCCGCGAAGCGCTGCTGGACGATGGCAGTCGCCTGTGGCTGAACGCGTTGAGCGCCCTGGATGTACGTTTTGACCGGGTCCAGCGCTTGCTGCACCTGCGTTTCGGCGAAGTGCTGATTGAGACCGCCAAGGACCCGACCCGCCCGTTCCTGGTGGAGACTCAACAGGGTCGCCTGCGGGCACTCGGCACCCGCTTCAGCGTGGTGCAGGACGGCGATAGCACCTTGCTCAATGTGTTTGAAGGCCGGGTTGAAGTGCGCACTGCCGCGAGCCATCAGGTACAGATCATCGAGGCCGGGAAACAAGTGGCCTTCACCCGCGACGGGCTCAACCTTAATTCACCCGCATCCGCCACCCGTGAGGCCTGGAGCCGTGGCGTGTTGCTGGCCGACAACCTGCCGCTTGGCGAACTGATCGCCGAACTCAACCGTTTTCGCTCCGGCCACCTGGGTTGTGATCCAGCCGTGGCGCAACTGCCGGTGATGGGCTCGTTCCCCCTCAAAGACAGCGACCACGCACTGCGCCTGCTACAGGCCGCGCTGCCGATTCAGGTCGACACACTCATGCCGTGGTGGGTCACGGTCAGGCCCAAACACCCAAGCGCATAA
- a CDS encoding ABC transporter permease: MNLSPLNLRRFERFKANKRGWWSLWLFLILFGLSLGAELIANDKPLAVHYDGDWYFPALKRYPETTFGGEFPLEANYKSPYIQELLKAKDAWTLWAPIPFSYQSINYDLKVPAPAPPSRDNLLGTDDQGRDVLARVIYGFRISVLFALTLTVLSSIIGVIAGALQGFYGGWVDLAGQRFLEIWSGLPVLYLLIILASFVQPNFWWLLGIMLLFSWMSLVDVVRAEFLRGRNLEYVRAARALGMQNGAIMFRHILPNAMVSTMTFMPFILTGAIGTLTALDFLGFGLPAGSPSLGELVAQGKSNLQAPWLGMSAFAVLAIMLSLLVFIGESARDAFDPRK; the protein is encoded by the coding sequence ATGAATCTATCCCCCCTCAATCTTCGTCGGTTCGAGCGTTTCAAGGCCAACAAGCGTGGCTGGTGGTCGCTATGGCTGTTCCTGATCCTGTTCGGCCTGAGCCTGGGTGCCGAGCTGATCGCCAACGACAAGCCGCTGGCGGTGCATTACGACGGCGACTGGTATTTCCCGGCGCTCAAGCGCTATCCCGAGACCACCTTCGGCGGCGAATTCCCGCTGGAAGCCAACTACAAGAGCCCGTATATCCAGGAGCTGCTCAAAGCCAAGGATGCCTGGACGTTGTGGGCGCCGATCCCGTTCAGCTACCAGAGCATCAACTACGACCTGAAAGTCCCGGCGCCCGCGCCGCCGTCACGGGACAACCTGCTGGGCACCGATGACCAGGGCCGCGATGTACTGGCACGGGTGATCTACGGGTTCAGGATTTCCGTGCTGTTTGCCCTGACGTTGACCGTACTCAGTTCGATCATCGGCGTGATCGCCGGGGCCTTGCAGGGTTTCTACGGTGGCTGGGTCGACCTGGCCGGGCAGCGCTTCCTGGAGATCTGGTCGGGCTTGCCGGTGCTGTATTTGCTGATCATCCTCGCCAGTTTCGTGCAGCCCAATTTCTGGTGGCTGCTGGGGATCATGCTGCTGTTTTCCTGGATGAGCCTGGTGGACGTGGTGCGCGCCGAATTCCTGCGCGGGCGTAATCTGGAATACGTGCGGGCGGCGCGGGCGCTGGGGATGCAGAACGGCGCGATCATGTTCCGCCATATCCTGCCCAACGCCATGGTCTCCACCATGACCTTCATGCCGTTCATCCTGACCGGCGCCATCGGCACCCTCACCGCCCTGGACTTCCTGGGCTTTGGCCTGCCGGCCGGCTCGCCGTCCCTGGGTGAGCTGGTGGCCCAGGGCAAATCCAACCTGCAGGCGCCGTGGCTGGGCATGAGTGCGTTTGCCGTGCTGGCGATCATGTTGAGTTTGCTGGTGTTTATCGGCGAGTCCGCTCGCGATGCCTTCGACCCGAGGAAATGA
- a CDS encoding ABC transporter ATP-binding protein, whose translation MNQDNLIEVRDLSVEFVVGNTHQRVVNNVSFDIKRGETLALVGESGSGKSVTAHSILRLLPYPLARHPSGTIQYANHDLLTLKEKTIRHIRGNRIAMIFQEPMTSLNPLHSIEKQINEVLGLHKGLTGKVATKRTLELLELVGIPEPHKRLKALPHELSGGQRQRVMIAMALANEPELLIADEPTTALDVTVQLKILELLKELQARLGMALLLISHDLNLVRRIAHRVCVMQKGCIVEQAECETLFQSPQHPYTQELLAAEPSGGPATNEIGPPLLEVDDLKVWFPIKKGFLRNTVDYVKAVDGINFSLPQGQTLGIVGESGSGKSTLGLAILRLIASKGGIRFEGHQMDKLSQQQVRPLRREMQVVFQDPFGSLSPRMCVSEIVGEGLRIHKMGTAAEQEAAIIAALKEVGLDPETRNRYPHEFSGGQRQRIAIARALVLKPRLILLDEPTSALDRTVQRQVVELLRNLQAKYNLTYLFISHDLAVVKALSHQLMVVKHGQAVEQGDAPAIFANPQHAYTRQLLEAAFLVPGP comes from the coding sequence ATGAATCAGGACAATCTGATCGAAGTCCGCGACCTCTCCGTCGAGTTCGTCGTAGGCAACACCCACCAGCGTGTGGTGAACAACGTCAGCTTCGATATCAAGCGCGGCGAAACCCTGGCGCTGGTGGGCGAAAGCGGCTCGGGCAAGTCGGTCACGGCGCACTCGATCCTGCGCCTGCTGCCCTACCCGCTGGCACGACACCCGTCGGGGACGATCCAGTACGCCAACCACGATTTGCTGACCCTGAAAGAAAAGACCATCCGGCATATCCGCGGCAACCGGATTGCGATGATCTTCCAGGAGCCGATGACCTCGCTGAACCCGCTGCACTCCATCGAGAAGCAGATCAACGAAGTGCTCGGCCTGCATAAGGGCTTGACCGGCAAGGTCGCCACCAAACGCACCCTGGAGCTGCTGGAACTCGTAGGCATCCCCGAGCCCCACAAGCGTCTCAAGGCCCTGCCCCACGAGCTGTCCGGCGGCCAGCGCCAGCGGGTGATGATCGCCATGGCCCTGGCCAATGAGCCGGAGCTGCTGATTGCCGACGAACCGACCACGGCGCTCGACGTCACCGTACAGTTGAAGATCCTGGAGCTGCTCAAAGAGTTGCAGGCGCGCCTGGGCATGGCCTTGCTGTTGATCAGTCATGACCTGAACCTGGTCAGGCGCATTGCCCACCGGGTATGTGTGATGCAAAAAGGCTGCATCGTCGAACAGGCCGAATGCGAAACCCTGTTCCAGTCGCCGCAGCATCCGTACACCCAGGAGCTGCTGGCAGCCGAGCCCAGCGGCGGCCCTGCCACCAATGAAATTGGCCCTCCGCTGCTCGAAGTCGACGACCTGAAGGTCTGGTTCCCGATCAAAAAAGGCTTCCTGCGCAATACCGTCGATTACGTCAAGGCAGTGGACGGCATCAACTTCAGCCTGCCCCAGGGCCAGACCCTTGGCATCGTCGGTGAAAGTGGTTCGGGCAAGTCCACTTTAGGCCTGGCGATTTTGCGGCTGATTGCGAGCAAGGGTGGCATTCGCTTCGAAGGTCATCAGATGGACAAACTCAGCCAGCAGCAGGTGCGCCCGCTGCGCCGGGAAATGCAGGTGGTGTTCCAGGACCCGTTTGGCAGCCTGAGCCCGCGCATGTGCGTGAGCGAAATCGTCGGCGAAGGCCTGCGCATCCACAAGATGGGGACTGCCGCCGAGCAGGAAGCGGCGATTATCGCCGCGCTCAAGGAAGTAGGCCTGGACCCGGAAACCCGCAATCGCTACCCCCACGAGTTTTCCGGCGGCCAACGCCAGCGCATCGCTATTGCCCGCGCGTTGGTGCTCAAGCCACGTCTGATTTTGCTGGATGAACCGACCTCGGCCCTCGACCGGACCGTGCAACGCCAGGTGGTGGAACTGCTGCGCAACCTGCAGGCCAAGTACAACCTGACCTACCTGTTCATCAGCCACGACCTCGCCGTGGTCAAGGCCTTGAGTCACCAGTTGATGGTGGTCAAGCACGGGCAGGCGGTGGAGCAAGGGGATGCACCTGCGATCTTCGCCAACCCCCAGCATGCCTACACCCGGCAACTGCTCGAGGCAGCGTTCCTGGTGCCCGGCCCCTAG
- a CDS encoding LysR family transcriptional regulator, which produces MNLDPFNGLTEFLAVAELKNFTQAAARLGVTPTAVSHAVKTLEKRTGVVLFQRTTRRVALTEAGMTLYSRLRPAAGEIDDALAALSGYRDRPMGTLRLTVPRLSGKLLIEPLIPRFREAFPDVVLDISLDDAAVDLVTQGFDAGIRLGESIDKDMVAVRLTPDLKWSVVGSPDYFAKAGKPTTPEELTAHETIGYRFLTSGMAHRWEFERAGREFTVGVQGGLIVNDRNLMIAAARAGQGLAYVSDFEVMEDLASGALEPVLQSFVPPSSGLYLYFPARTQSQPKLRAFIDLATAWIAEKRGL; this is translated from the coding sequence ATGAACCTTGATCCCTTCAATGGCTTGACCGAGTTCCTCGCAGTGGCTGAGCTTAAAAACTTCACTCAAGCCGCCGCGCGCCTGGGGGTTACGCCGACGGCGGTCAGCCATGCGGTAAAAACTCTGGAGAAGCGCACGGGTGTAGTGCTGTTCCAACGCACCACGCGCCGGGTGGCGCTGACTGAGGCTGGAATGACGCTTTACAGCCGCCTGCGCCCCGCCGCCGGAGAAATCGACGACGCGCTGGCGGCCCTCAGTGGCTACCGCGACCGCCCCATGGGCACCTTGCGCCTGACGGTGCCGAGGTTGTCGGGCAAGCTGCTGATCGAGCCGTTGATTCCACGCTTTCGTGAGGCGTTTCCGGATGTGGTACTCGATATTTCCCTGGACGATGCCGCCGTGGATCTGGTAACTCAGGGCTTCGACGCCGGTATTCGCCTGGGGGAATCCATCGACAAGGATATGGTCGCCGTACGCTTGACACCGGACTTGAAGTGGTCAGTGGTGGGCTCTCCCGACTACTTCGCCAAGGCCGGCAAGCCGACAACGCCGGAAGAGCTCACCGCCCATGAAACTATCGGCTATCGCTTCCTGACGTCGGGCATGGCCCACCGCTGGGAATTCGAGCGGGCGGGCCGGGAATTCACGGTCGGCGTTCAAGGCGGGCTGATCGTCAATGACCGCAACCTGATGATCGCCGCCGCGCGCGCCGGCCAGGGCCTGGCGTACGTGAGTGATTTCGAGGTCATGGAGGACCTGGCTTCAGGCGCACTGGAACCCGTGCTGCAATCTTTCGTACCGCCAAGCAGCGGGCTGTACCTGTATTTCCCCGCCCGAACCCAGAGCCAACCGAAACTGCGGGCCTTTATCGACCTGGCCACCGCGTGGATTGCCGAGAAGCGTGGGCTCTGA
- a CDS encoding microcin C ABC transporter permease YejB, which translates to MLAYIVRRLLLIIPTLFGILLINFVIIQAAPGGPVEQMIAKLEGFEGATSRIAGGGAEVSVAGSSYRGAQGLDPALVKEIEKMYGFDKSAPERLWIMVKNYARLDFGDSFFRDAKVIDLIKEKMPVSISLGLWSTLIMYLVSIPLGIAKATRHGSHFDVWTSSAIIVGYAIPAFLFAILLIVVFAGGSYFDWFPLRGLTSNNFDELSWGGKILDYFWHLALPVTALVIGNFATMTLLTKNSFLDEINKQYVVTAKAKGLTNHRVLYGHVFRNAMLLVIAGFPSAFIGIFFTGSLLVEVIFSLDGLGLMSFEAAINRDYPVVFGTLFIFTLLGLVVKLIGDLTYTLVDPRIDFASREH; encoded by the coding sequence ATGCTGGCCTATATTGTTCGTCGACTGCTGCTGATCATCCCGACGCTGTTCGGCATTTTGCTGATCAACTTTGTGATCATCCAGGCTGCGCCCGGTGGCCCGGTGGAGCAGATGATCGCCAAGCTCGAAGGCTTTGAAGGCGCCACCAGCCGGATTGCCGGTGGCGGTGCCGAAGTCTCGGTGGCCGGCTCCAGCTATCGCGGCGCCCAGGGCCTGGACCCGGCGCTGGTGAAGGAAATCGAGAAGATGTACGGCTTCGACAAGTCGGCGCCGGAACGCTTGTGGATCATGGTCAAGAACTACGCCCGGCTGGATTTTGGCGACAGCTTCTTCCGCGACGCCAAGGTCATCGACCTGATCAAGGAAAAGATGCCGGTGTCCATCTCACTCGGGTTGTGGAGCACCCTGATCATGTACCTGGTGTCGATACCCCTGGGGATCGCCAAGGCTACGCGGCACGGCAGCCACTTTGACGTGTGGACCAGCTCGGCGATCATCGTCGGCTATGCGATCCCGGCGTTCCTGTTTGCGATCCTGCTGATCGTGGTGTTCGCCGGCGGCAGTTACTTCGACTGGTTTCCGTTACGCGGGCTCACGTCCAACAACTTTGATGAATTGAGCTGGGGCGGCAAGATCCTCGATTACTTCTGGCACCTCGCCCTGCCCGTGACGGCTTTGGTGATCGGCAACTTCGCGACCATGACCCTGCTCACCAAAAACAGCTTTCTGGACGAGATCAACAAACAGTACGTGGTCACCGCCAAGGCCAAGGGCCTGACCAATCACCGCGTGCTCTACGGCCACGTGTTTCGCAACGCGATGCTGCTGGTGATCGCTGGCTTCCCGTCGGCCTTTATCGGCATCTTCTTTACCGGCTCGTTGCTGGTGGAGGTGATCTTCTCCCTCGACGGCCTGGGCCTGATGAGCTTTGAGGCAGCGATCAACCGCGACTATCCGGTGGTGTTTGGCACGCTGTTTATCTTCACCCTGCTGGGGCTGGTGGTGAAACTGATCGGTGACCTCACCTACACCCTGGTCGATCCGCGTATCGACTTCGCCAGCCGGGAGCATTGA
- a CDS encoding sigma-70 family RNA polymerase sigma factor produces MDTVSTSPTSFSDLYGNHHSWLLGLLRRRLSNRWDAADLAHDTFIRVLKRPPADTDETRERSYLATIARGLCIDHWRRRQLEQAWLQSLADRPQALQPSPEQRAIIVETLYEVDAMLARLPHKVREAFLLAQLHGMPYKQIGEQLGVGERMVKKYLAQALLHCAVLEAELDGMLVE; encoded by the coding sequence ATGGATACTGTGTCGACCTCGCCCACCTCATTCAGCGACCTCTACGGCAATCACCATTCCTGGCTGCTGGGGCTGCTGCGCAGGCGCCTGAGCAATCGCTGGGATGCGGCGGACCTGGCCCACGACACGTTTATCCGGGTGCTCAAGCGTCCGCCTGCCGACACCGATGAGACGCGGGAGCGCTCCTACTTGGCCACCATCGCCCGGGGGCTGTGCATCGATCACTGGCGCCGGCGCCAACTGGAACAGGCGTGGCTGCAAAGCCTCGCGGATCGGCCGCAAGCCCTGCAACCTTCGCCGGAGCAACGGGCGATCATCGTCGAAACCCTCTACGAAGTGGACGCCATGCTCGCCCGACTGCCCCACAAGGTGCGCGAAGCGTTTTTACTGGCACAGTTGCACGGCATGCCCTACAAGCAGATCGGTGAGCAACTCGGGGTGGGCGAACGGATGGTGAAAAAATACCTGGCCCAGGCGCTGCTGCATTGCGCGGTGCTCGAAGCGGAACTGGACGGGATGCTCGTGGAGTGA
- a CDS encoding TonB-dependent siderophore receptor → MSQPARFTLRPLALAVTATLLCLGALDAQAAESPSTQETARHYTIAAGSLVNVLNSFAEQSGIFFAGHNSLASGKTSPGLNGSYTPASGLQRLLQGSGLQAVPQGNNGYVLELIPANTGALELGATTISGEGLGATTEDTHSYTTGAMASATGLALSMRETPQSVTVITRQQMDDQGSTSIADTLRRAPGVSVQNYDSERWEFSSRGLPITNFQYDGVNSTYDGVYDYGTTSTDMAVYDRLEIIKGSAGLMSGSGDPSATVNLIRKKPTRDFKASVTQTFGSWDNYRTEGDISGPLTDSGNVRGRFVGVYQDRQSYLDHYQNTKDIAYGILEADLTPNTLLTFGIDQQDTRSRGASWTGFPMYFSNGSRTDFSRSFNPAADWSRRDFQNQTLFASVEQKLANDWSLKVSLDRKRSQHDTLLASASGGNPDPVTGDGMYMFMGKYKGDQVQNTLDINLNGPFSLFGREHELIMGFMATRSKQDVPVYGSIYPPVGGSIYDWRGEYPKPDIPRSGQNDIVQRQTGAYLATRLKPTDDLSVILGTRVSNFSGTDNTDFYDPTKADNRLTYRQTGVVTPYAGIVYDLNDIWSVYTSYTKIYKPQNSKDADRKLLDPIEGDTYEAGLKAAFFDGRLNASFAAFRIEQDNVAQYVSGFETDSVYRPIAGATTKGFEVELAGEVLDGWNVSAGYTYQHSRDANGDYVYGSVLQTTTPQQVVRLFNTYRLPGALENLTVGGGVNWQSEFFGNVFQPDPNDSVNFGHNSRITQDSYFLVDVMARYRFNEHLSTTLNVKNLFDKKYYTGLGNFGTGFYGEPRSLQLATRWDF, encoded by the coding sequence ATGTCGCAACCCGCTCGCTTCACTTTGCGCCCGCTGGCGCTGGCCGTTACTGCTACCTTGTTGTGCCTGGGCGCGCTCGACGCGCAAGCCGCCGAGTCGCCGTCGACTCAGGAAACCGCCCGCCACTACACCATCGCCGCGGGTTCTCTGGTCAACGTGCTGAACAGCTTCGCCGAGCAATCAGGGATCTTTTTCGCCGGCCACAACAGCCTGGCCAGCGGCAAAACCAGCCCGGGCCTCAACGGCAGCTACACCCCGGCCAGCGGTTTGCAACGGCTGTTGCAAGGCAGCGGCCTGCAGGCCGTGCCCCAGGGCAACAACGGCTACGTGCTGGAGTTGATTCCAGCCAACACCGGCGCCCTGGAGCTGGGCGCCACCACCATCTCCGGCGAAGGCCTGGGCGCCACTACCGAAGACACTCACTCCTACACCACCGGCGCCATGGCCTCGGCCACCGGCCTGGCGCTGTCGATGCGTGAGACACCGCAATCGGTGACGGTCATCACCCGCCAGCAAATGGATGACCAGGGTTCCACCAGCATCGCCGACACCCTGCGTCGTGCGCCCGGCGTGAGCGTGCAGAACTACGACAGCGAGCGCTGGGAGTTTTCCAGCCGCGGCCTGCCGATCACCAACTTCCAGTACGACGGGGTCAACTCCACCTACGACGGCGTGTATGACTACGGCACCACCAGCACCGACATGGCAGTGTATGACCGCCTGGAAATCATCAAGGGTTCGGCGGGCCTGATGTCCGGATCCGGCGATCCCTCGGCCACGGTCAACCTGATTCGCAAAAAGCCCACCCGGGATTTCAAGGCCTCGGTCACCCAGACGTTCGGCTCGTGGGACAACTACCGCACCGAAGGCGATATTTCCGGGCCACTGACCGACTCCGGCAATGTGCGCGGGCGTTTTGTCGGTGTGTATCAGGACCGCCAGTCGTACCTGGACCACTACCAAAACACCAAGGACATCGCCTACGGCATTCTCGAGGCCGACTTGACGCCCAACACCCTGCTGACCTTCGGCATCGACCAGCAGGACACCCGTTCCCGCGGCGCCAGCTGGACCGGTTTCCCGATGTACTTCAGCAACGGTTCGCGCACCGATTTCTCGCGCTCGTTTAACCCGGCTGCCGACTGGAGCCGCCGCGACTTCCAGAACCAGACCCTGTTTGCCTCGGTGGAACAAAAGCTGGCGAACGACTGGTCGCTGAAAGTCAGCCTCGACCGCAAGCGCAGCCAGCACGACACCCTGCTCGCCTCCGCCAGCGGCGGCAACCCGGACCCGGTCACGGGCGACGGGATGTACATGTTCATGGGCAAGTACAAGGGTGACCAGGTGCAAAACACCCTGGACATCAACCTCAATGGCCCCTTCAGCCTGTTCGGGCGCGAGCATGAATTGATCATGGGCTTCATGGCCACCCGCTCCAAACAGGACGTGCCGGTGTACGGCTCGATCTACCCACCCGTGGGTGGCAGCATTTACGACTGGCGCGGCGAATACCCGAAGCCTGACATTCCCCGCAGCGGCCAGAACGACATCGTGCAACGCCAGACCGGCGCGTACCTGGCCACGCGCTTGAAACCCACCGATGACTTGTCGGTGATCCTGGGTACCCGCGTCAGCAACTTCAGCGGCACCGACAACACCGACTTCTACGACCCGACCAAGGCCGACAACCGTCTCACCTACCGCCAGACGGGCGTCGTCACGCCCTATGCCGGCATCGTCTACGACCTGAATGACATCTGGTCGGTGTACACCAGCTACACCAAGATCTACAAGCCGCAGAACAGCAAGGACGCCGACCGCAAGTTGCTCGATCCGATTGAAGGTGACACCTACGAAGCCGGGCTCAAGGCAGCGTTTTTCGACGGCCGCCTGAACGCCAGTTTTGCCGCATTCCGCATCGAACAGGACAACGTCGCACAGTACGTTTCCGGGTTTGAGACCGACTCGGTGTATCGCCCGATTGCCGGCGCCACCACCAAGGGCTTTGAAGTCGAACTGGCCGGTGAAGTGCTGGACGGCTGGAACGTCTCGGCGGGCTACACCTACCAGCACAGCCGTGACGCCAACGGCGATTACGTCTATGGCTCCGTGCTGCAAACCACCACGCCGCAGCAAGTGGTGCGGCTGTTCAACACCTATCGGCTGCCCGGCGCTCTGGAAAACCTGACCGTGGGTGGCGGCGTGAATTGGCAGAGCGAGTTCTTCGGCAATGTGTTCCAGCCCGATCCCAATGACTCGGTGAATTTCGGCCACAACTCACGCATCACTCAGGACAGCTACTTCCTGGTGGACGTGATGGCGCGCTACCGCTTCAACGAGCACCTGAGCACCACGTTGAACGTGAAGAACCTGTTCGACAAAAAGTACTACACCGGCCTGGGCAACTTCGGCACCGGTTTCTACGGCGAGCCGCGCAGCCTGCAATTGGCGACCCGCTGGGATTTTTGA
- a CDS encoding oxidoreductase, with protein sequence MTTAHSFKRVWLVTGASRGIGAKIVAAALAHGDAVVATARNAQTVIERFGAQPGLLAVQLDVTDETQAADVARAAVEHFGRIDVLVNNAGFGLLGAVEEASADEVRRLYETNVFGLLNVTRGVLPFMRQARSGHVINISSVGGFRSGAGFGTYCSTKFAVEGLSEALHAELASLGVKVTVVEPGYFRTDFLDGNSLVESPLIIDDYAATSGEVRKLAKVYNQQQPGNPELLAVAMIKLVEAPHPPMRLALGTDTLQAIEAKLAYVKEETAAWRELSASTDF encoded by the coding sequence ATGACAACGGCACATTCCTTCAAGCGTGTTTGGTTGGTAACCGGGGCTTCCCGAGGCATCGGCGCGAAAATCGTCGCAGCGGCACTGGCCCACGGCGATGCAGTGGTGGCAACGGCCCGTAATGCCCAGACAGTCATCGAGCGTTTCGGCGCCCAACCTGGCCTGCTGGCCGTGCAGTTGGATGTGACCGACGAAACCCAGGCAGCCGACGTTGCCCGCGCCGCCGTCGAGCACTTCGGGCGCATCGATGTGTTGGTCAACAATGCCGGTTTTGGCTTACTGGGTGCGGTGGAGGAGGCGTCTGCCGATGAGGTTCGCCGCTTGTACGAAACCAATGTCTTCGGCCTGCTCAATGTCACACGGGGTGTATTGCCGTTCATGCGCCAGGCGCGCAGTGGGCATGTGATCAATATTTCGTCGGTAGGCGGCTTCCGTTCGGGGGCGGGATTCGGCACGTATTGCTCGACCAAGTTTGCCGTTGAAGGTTTGAGCGAGGCGCTGCACGCAGAACTCGCCTCCTTGGGCGTCAAGGTGACGGTGGTGGAGCCGGGTTATTTCCGTACCGATTTCCTGGACGGCAACTCCCTGGTGGAGTCGCCCTTGATCATCGACGATTATGCCGCCACCTCCGGCGAGGTGCGCAAGCTGGCCAAGGTCTACAACCAGCAGCAACCGGGTAATCCGGAGCTGCTGGCTGTGGCCATGATCAAATTGGTGGAAGCGCCGCATCCACCGATGCGCCTGGCCTTGGGCACCGACACGTTGCAGGCGATCGAGGCCAAGCTGGCCTACGTCAAGGAAGAGACCGCCGCCTGGCGTGAGTTGTCGGCCTCTACCGATTTCTGA